The following is a genomic window from Gavia stellata isolate bGavSte3 chromosome 3, bGavSte3.hap2, whole genome shotgun sequence.
GATATTGTGCTGTGCTAGGAAAGTAACAACTGCATTCCCATGCATTTTAAATTGCTGGCTTTATTGGAGCATTTGCATTAAGTTATTTGATTTATTACAATATAAACTCCCTTCCTCCTGAACTCTTCTGGAAGGCCACACTGTCTCTTCTcaacctgtttaaaaaaaaacgtGAACTCAGTAGAAGGCATGGAGCAAGAACTACTGTAATTGCTACCTAAATGCACTCCAGCGTTGAGGGTATTTTGCCACATTCTGAATGTTACACAAATGCCAGAATTTAGGCTGCAGCCATGAAGATGTGTATAAATTTAAGATTAAGACTTGATTACTTTAGACTAGCACTAGTCTTGCTCTGGTTTTGCTAATTGCAAAGAGTAACAAGCAGAGGAAGGTATTGGGTCTGTTGTTATGTATGGCAAGTAGTTTAAAATAAGGTTTAAGATCAGTGGTTATTTTGAAAAGGGTAACATTAAGCTTTCAGTAGTAAAATCCAAACACTAGCACCTTCCTATGCAAGCCCCATGCAAGAAGCAAGCTTACTTCTTTGGGCCGTATGCCCACGGCAGGGTCATAATGTAACAGTAATCTATCCTGCAGTACTGTAGCTTTCTGCAAGACCATTTATACCTGTGTCCTTATCATCAGCTGGTGAGCCTTTCTTTGCAGACATCACATCATCCAGAGGGATGGCAACTGAGAAAACAGCAGGTGTGCATGGCTTAGCTGCAGTTTCCTCTGCAGAATTAGAATTGGGGCTTGCCATATCTGTTTTCTCATCAGCTGCCCTGgcgactgggacagggactgTAGTGAATCTCTTCCTAGCACCTGCATCTTGCTGTGCAAAGACAGCATGGCTAGGAATAGGTTTCCAGTCCTGTATGTTCTGAACATTAGATCCCACTAAAACAAAAGGTGGAGCATCTCTTCTCTTGCTGCTTTCTTGTATCACATAAATTGGAGCAGATACTTGTGACAGCTGACCACATTGTTGATCTTTCCCCCGGGAGAGGCTGAGGGTTGCTTGGGAATAAGGAACACCAGCTCCACCAGAAGAAGGGGATGGTGGTGATTTTTGACCTTGTCTCAAGTCAGTTAGGCAATAGAGGGTCCACACATTAGAAGGTGGTGGTGGCTGTCCTGCTTCACGTGATGCCATGGCTGCAAAGGTAAGAGTGCTGGTATCAGAAGCAGTGAATTCCAGTCATACTGTAAATCCTTATGTCTAAAATAAACATACCTACACTTGGTGAAAGCAAGCATGTTAGAGAAGAGAGCTGTGATAGAAAACACTGGTATGCAGCTGACAAACCCCTGCAGcctagaaaaagtaaaactgttTAAGGTCAGAGCAGAGGCTTTTCTGGGTAAGTATTTGTctggtatttctgaaaatggaaGTTTGTCAAACTCCCCtaaaagtttgggttttttttaaaagagccaATGTTAATTTATAAATCTGCTTAAGTAAGTTCAGCTCTCCTCTACAAAATGCTTTGCTGAGACCTCACAGCTGTACTATTTCTCCTGGGGCATAGGACAGGGCTTGGACAGATTCTGCAGTACCAGGGAGACTCAGGGCAGCAGAGCTCCAACCAGGAGGGTTTCTCCAGCTGGGCAAGGGAGGAGCTGGGCACATGTCACCACAGGGAAGAGATGCTGGTGAGACCCTCACCAAGAAAGACAAGTACCAGCCCTTGCTGTTTGTGGAACTGAAGACCAGTGCTTAGCCCACTCAGCCCAGCTGCAGAAACTCCACAAGCTCAAGACAGCACAGGCAACcaccataattttttttctaagtggAAAACCTCCTAGGTTAGTGCTGGAATATGAGATCTTTCACAGCAGGAGAATCAAAACCAGGGCTCCAGCTGGTCATCTCTTTTCAACCACAGGGCACATGTATTACATCTTAGGTCTCCAACACctgcttcagaaaatacagcttgTTTTGAGCAAGACTATTTGGCATCAATGGGCACCTTCCTGTCATTTTACCTGCATATTTGCCCACAGGAGCACAGAGTCCTGCCCAGAGCTAGCCACATCTCTTGGAACAGATGGCAGGGAGATCTAACACATGTATTGGGGCCAAGCAGACAGTGTTGGTACAGTAATTTCTTACAAGTCATCTCTACCCTGCATTGCACTGACAGGTGCTTTTCCATGTAATGACCACTGATGAAGCTGTAGAGCTATAAGCTGGAACAGGAAGATGACACACAGATCCAAACTTCCTTACCTGACAAGTCATAAACTTGCTCAGCTGATTCCACTTGTGCTGTAGATTCCACTCTCTCAGGATGGCATACTAAATCATCAGCAGATGGACCTAAGGTTGTGGCACTTGAGCCCTGGCCTGCATTTAATGGCTGCTCAATCTTTAACAGAGAAGCTGTTTGGTCTACAAAGGGAATGATTATTTTCTGTGGAAACTGCTCTACATAAGGTGGAACCTCTGCATCCATAATCAG
Proteins encoded in this region:
- the CABYR gene encoding calcium-binding tyrosine phosphorylation-regulated protein — its product is MQSSKIRLVVPRGLQTLLEGVSRAVVENNPDDIAEFFALYFQELVAFRKGNPNLDITELVEKFEFVNENGNEGLEEKTSEYTDTLFSGEPKQKDKCTDTEEDQLLEELDIQYSSQITQHPSVASSTAESKFPPGSDGASSPEGPELVYAPAEPAQLAAHVLAMASREAGQPPPPSNVWTLYCLTDLRQGQKSPPSPSSGGAGVPYSQATLSLSRGKDQQCGQLSQVSAPIYVIQESSKRRDAPPFVLVGSNVQNIQDWKPIPSHAVFAQQDAGARKRFTTVPVPVARAADEKTDMASPNSNSAEETAAKPCTPAVFSVAIPLDDVMSAKKGSPADDKDTGINGLAESYSTAG